In a genomic window of Nostoc sp. UHCC 0870:
- a CDS encoding AIM24 family protein gives MANFEIIERESLRLVKVTLQNETVRTESGAMYYMRGNITMQSKAPSAGGFLKSLATGENIFRPTYTGTGELYLEPSLSGYHILELDGNEWILDSGAYWASDGNIEVGIERNKLVSGLIGGEGLFQTKVKGRGTVVMVTQGPVEVVNLRNERLVVDGNFAIARTNTINYRVEKATKSILGSMTSGEFLVNTFEGTGTVLLAPIPYWQVMMLRQITAAIPNTSR, from the coding sequence ATGGCAAATTTTGAAATTATTGAGCGCGAAAGTTTACGTTTAGTGAAAGTAACATTGCAAAACGAAACAGTGCGTACTGAATCTGGGGCAATGTATTATATGCGTGGCAATATTACCATGCAATCTAAAGCACCTTCAGCCGGGGGATTTTTAAAATCTCTAGCCACAGGAGAAAACATTTTTCGCCCCACGTACACAGGTACAGGTGAATTATATTTAGAGCCTTCTTTGTCTGGATATCACATTTTAGAATTAGACGGTAATGAATGGATATTAGACAGTGGTGCTTATTGGGCTAGTGATGGCAATATTGAAGTCGGAATTGAGCGCAATAAATTAGTATCTGGTTTAATTGGTGGCGAAGGTTTGTTTCAAACCAAAGTCAAAGGTAGAGGGACAGTAGTGATGGTGACGCAAGGGCCTGTAGAGGTGGTAAACTTACGCAATGAGCGATTAGTAGTGGATGGTAATTTTGCGATCGCCCGAACAAATACAATAAATTATCGCGTTGAAAAAGCTACTAAATCTATCTTAGGTTCAATGACCTCTGGTGAGTTTCTAGTCAATACCTTTGAGGGAACTGGTACTGTCTTACTTGCTCCTATACCTTATTGGCAAGTAATGATGTTACGCCAAATTACAGCAGCAATTCCCAACACTTCGCGGTAA